The genomic DNA GCCGACGCGGAGACCGACGTGGTGCGCGGCCTGGATGCGGGGGCGAACGACTATATCGCGAAGCCCTTCCGGATCAATGAGTTGCTGGCCCGCCTCCGGGCCCAGCTCCGGGTCTTCGACAACAGCGAGGACGCCGTCTTCGTGGTCGGCCCCTATACCTTCCGCCCGGCCGCCAAGGTGCTGCAGGACACGGTGAAGAACCGCCGCATCCGGCTGACCGAGAAGGAATGCTCGATCCTGAAGTTCCTCTACCGCGCCGGCGGCCGTCCGGTGGCGCGGCAGGTGCTGCTGAACGAGGTCTGGGGCTACAACGCGGCGGTGACCACGCACACGCTGGAAACCCATATCTACCGCCTCCGCCAGAAGATCGAGCAGGACCCGGCCAACGCCTCCCTGCTGCTGACCGAAGGCGGCGGCTACCGCCTCGACCCGGCCGCGGGGCGCCTCGCGGCCTGATCCCGGCGGGACCGGAAGTCCGGTTCCGCCATAGGGAATCGCGCCCCGTTCCCCCCGGCCCAGGGGCCGGGTGCCAAGGCTCCGGCCGGAAAAGGAGGCATACCCCCCTCCGGCCAGAGGCCCCGGCCATTCCCGTTCAGGCGATGCGGCAGGCTTCCTCGAAGCTCAGGCGCGGCAGGCGCTCCCGAACCCCGGCGGGGTCGCCATAGCCCAGGTTCACCAGCATGTTGGACTTGATCCGCGTGCCGGCGAAGAAGGCCTCGTCCACCAGGGCATTGTTGAAGCCGCTCATCGGCCCCGCATCCAGCCCGACGGCGCGCGCCGCCACGATCAGGTAGGCGGCCTGGAGGCTGCCGTTGCGGAAGGCATTGACCTGCCGCACCTCGGGATCGGCATACCAGGGGCGCGCATCCATGTGCGGGAAGAGCTTCGGCAACTGCTCGGTGAAGTCCAGGTCATAGGCGGCGATAGCCACGACCGGGGCGCTCATCGTCTTCTCCAGGTTGCCGCTTGAAAGGGCTGGGCGCAGCTTCTCCTTGCCCTCCGGGGAGGTGACGAAGACGAAGCGGGCGGGCGAGCTGTTGCCGGCGGTCGGTCCCAGCTTCAGCAGATCGTAGATCTTGCGCAGCTGCGCCTCGGAAACGGGCCGGTCCTGCCACTTGTTCTGCGAGCGGGCGGTGCGGAAGATCCGGTCCAGCGCGGCGGTGTCGATCGTATCGGGCATATGTCACTCCAGGACGAGGCGACCACCGGCAGGCAGGGCCGGGATCGCGCGATCGGGCAGGCGGCCGCAGCATGACCCGTGCCAGGGCCGGGACTCCGGGCACGGAATCCGGACACGGGGGGGCGGGCAACGGCGCTGCGGGATAGGTTAGGCTCCCTGTCCGGCCCGCGCCAATCACCGGCGCCCATGACGGCGATCCAATGGGCCGCATGGCCGGGGGCGCGTGGCGCCCCCGGGCGAGGTCCGGGCGATCCCTCCGGGAAGCGCCTCCCCGGAAACATATATGGAAAGGCGCTTTGCGGGGCCTGTCGCATCGGTCATGAAACGCACCGGAAAATCCGAGCGTTCAGCGCCCGCCATTGTCAGGGACCGATCCTTGCCCGCCTTCCGCGAGAGCCTGCGGCTTCGCCTTCCGCCCGGTCCGCCCCCTCCCGCCCTGGTCGCCATCCCCGCCCGGGACGAGGCGGAGGCCATCCCCGTCTGCCTCGCCGCCCTGGCCGCGCAGGCCATGCCCGAAGGCACCCCGATGCCCCCCGGTCGCTTCGGCGTGGTCCTGCTGGTCAACAACAGCCGGGACGGCACCGTCGCCCTGGCGCGGGACATGGCGGGGCGCCTGCCTTTCCCGCTGCTGGTGCTGGAGGAAGGCCTGCCGCCCGAACTGGCCCATGCCGGCGAGGCACGCCGCCGCGCCATGGAGGCCGCCGCCCTCTGGCTGGAGCGGGATGCCGTGCCCGGCGCCGTGCTGCTGACCACGGATGCGGATGGCCGCCCGGCGCGGGACTGGGTGGCGCGCAATCTCCTGGCGCTGGAGGCCGGGGCCGATGCGGTGCTGGGCCTGATCACCGTGGACCCGGAGGAGCACGAACGCGCCCTTCCCGCCGCCCTGCGCCAGCGCAGCGCGGAGGAGGAGCGCTACGACGCCCTTCTGGTGGAGCTGGCGGCACGGCTGGACCCCGACCCGGCCGATCCCTGGCCCCGGCATGACTGCGAATCGGGGGCCAGCATGGCGGTGACCCTGGCCGCCTATCGCCGCGCCGGCGGTCTGCCCTCGCAGGCCCTGGGCGAGGACCGGGCCTTCTGCGACGCGCTGCGGCGGATCGACGCGCGCCTGCGCCATGCGCCGGAAGCGGTGGTGGAGGTGTCCTGCCGCCTCCATGGCCGTGCCCAGGGGGGCATGGCTGATACGATGCGCTTCCTGATCGATGCCACCGACGCCCCCATCGAGGGACGGCTGGAACCGGCCCTCGATGCCGCCCGGCGCTACCGTCTGCGGGCACTGGCACGGCGGCTGTTCCGTGCCCCGCCGGATGCTGTCGCGGCCGAAGCCGCCGGATTCGGGCTGGAAGGCCCGGCCCTGGCGGCCCTCCTGGCGCAGCCCGGCTTCGGCCGGGCCTGGGAGGCCGTGGCCGCCGTCAGCCCCGTGCTGCGGCAGCGCACCCCTCTGGAACGCCACGATCTCGTCCCGGAAACGCAGCGCGTGGAGGCGCTCCTGGCCCCGCTCCGGGCCGCCATGGCGGAGGCCACGAATCCGGGCCCCTGATGGCACGGCGTTGATACCGGGGGCGGGCCTCTTCCCGATGGGTCCGCCTTGGCTCCTGGCGGCGGCCATCCCTCCCACCCCGGCAGGGAACGCGGCTTCCCCCGCGGCGGCAGGGGCGTGATACGTTCCGTCCCGCCCGGCGAGGGGCAGCCCCGCGAATCCGCTTGGCCGGCGCGAATCCGGCCCGGCCTGCTCTTTCCCTTCGCCTTGGCGCGGGGCAAGGAGGGCATTATGGGTTCGCCGGATATCATGACCGACCTGCCGTCGCCCGATCTGTCATCGCCCGACCTGGCGTCGCTGCGTGCCGAGATCGATTCGATCGACGACGCGGTGCACGACCTGCTGATGCGCCGGGCGGCGCTTTCCGCCCGCATGGCCGCCAGCCGGGTGAAGAACGACAGCTTCCCCTATCGCCCGGGCCGCGAGGCCGGGATCCTGCGCCGCCTCCTGGCCCGCCACCATCCTCCCCTTCCGGCCGGCACGATGGTCCGGATCTGGCGAGAGATCATCGCCGCCTCGCTCTCGCAGCAGGGGCCGCTCTCCCTCGCGGTGCTGCAGCCGCAACGCGGGAATCCGGACGAGGCCCCACTGTCCGCCCTGGCCCGCGCGCATTTCGGCGAGGGCAGCGCGCTGCGCCTGCATGCCACGCCGGGCCGGGTCCTCGCCGCGCTGTCCGTCGGAGAGGCCAACCTCGCCATCCTGCCGATGCCCGATGACGGCGATCTGGCCGAGGCCGCCTGGTGGCTGCGGCTGGAGGCGCCGCGATTGCACGTGGTGGCCGCGCTGCCTTTCCTCGCCCCACTGGGGCAGCGGCCGCAGGCGCTGGTGGTCGCCGCCATGGCGCCGGAACCCACCGGGCGCGACCGTTCGCTGCTGCGCCTCGCCCATGCGCCGGACATGTCGCGCGACGCGCTCGCCGCCGCCCTGTCGGCGGCGGGGCTGAAGGTGCTGCGGCTGATCCCCTTCCGCGACCTGCCGCACCCGCACGAGACGGGCGCCGCGCGCGCGGCCGACAGGGGGGCGGAGGGCTGCGCCCTGGCCGAGATCGAGGGGTTCCTCACCCCCGGCGACCCTCGCCTGAAGAACCTTCGCGCCGATCTGCTCGGCGCCTATGCCGAGCCGGAGAGCCTGCCATGACTGTGATGCCCCGCCCCTCCATCCTCGCCGTCGAGCCCTATGTCGGCGGCGAGTCCAAGATCCCGGGCGTGAACCGCATCGTGAAGCTGTCCTCCAACGAGGGCGCCTTCGGCCCGCCGCCCGGCGCGGTCGAGGCGATCCGGGCGATGGCGACCGAGGCGCACCGCTATCCGGATGGCGGGGCGAAGGCGCTGCGCGAGGCGATCGGCGCGGCGCATGGGCTGGACCCGGCGCGCATCGTCTGCGGCAACGGATCGGACGAGCTGATCGCGCTGCTGATCATGGCCTATGGCGGCGAGGGCACCGAGCTCGTCATGTCCGCCTACGGCTTCCAGATGTACGAGCTGACCGGGCTCTGGGCCGGCTGCCGCGTCATCAAGGTGCCGGAGCGCGAGCTGACCGCCGATGTGGATGCCATGCTGGCCGCGGTCGGGCCGCGCACGAAGCTGGTCTTCCTCACCAACCCGAACAACCCGACCGGCACGCTGCTGCCGCAGAGCGAGGTCGAGCGCCTGCGCGCGGGCCTGCGCGGCGACATCCTGCTGGCGCTGGATTCCGCCTATGCGGAATACGTCACCGCGCCGGGCTACGACGCCGGCGCAAAGGTGGTGGATGCCAGCGACAACACGGTGATGCTGCGCACCTTCAGCAAGATCTACGGGCTGGGCGGCATGCGCCTGGGTTGGGCCTATGCCTCGCCCGCCATCGTCGATGTGCTGGGCCGGGTGCGTGGGCCGTTCAACGTGAACGCCGCCGCCGCCGCCGCCGGCATCGCCGCCCTGGCCGAGCCGGGCTGGATCGGGAAGAACGTCGCGCACAACAGCGAATGGCGCGCGAAGCTCGGCGTGGCGCTCGGGGCGGTCGGCCTGCCGGTGCTGCCGAGCGAGACCAATTTCGTGCTGGTGGATTTCGGCAGCCCCGAGCGCGCCAAGGCCGCCGATGCGCATCTGCGCGCGCGCGGGCTGATCGTGCGCGCCATGGGCGGCTATGGCCTGCCGCGCTACCTCCGCGTCACCATCGGCAATGCCGAGGAATGCGAGATGGTGATCGAAGCGCTCACCGGCTTCGCGCGCGGATGAGCAGGCCTCTCTTCCGCCGCCTCTGCATCATCGGCGCGGGGCTGATCGGCTCCTCCCTGG from Roseomonas gilardii includes the following:
- a CDS encoding response regulator transcription factor, with protein sequence MSGPRPVLIVDDDPALRATLSEQLSLDGEFAVHEAGTAEQAEHALLEPSARYDAVLLDIGLPDGNGRDLCAKLRRDGVRVPIIMLTGADAETDVVRGLDAGANDYIAKPFRINELLARLRAQLRVFDNSEDAVFVVGPYTFRPAAKVLQDTVKNRRIRLTEKECSILKFLYRAGGRPVARQVLLNEVWGYNAAVTTHTLETHIYRLRQKIEQDPANASLLLTEGGGYRLDPAAGRLAA
- a CDS encoding malonic semialdehyde reductase, coding for MPDTIDTAALDRIFRTARSQNKWQDRPVSEAQLRKIYDLLKLGPTAGNSSPARFVFVTSPEGKEKLRPALSSGNLEKTMSAPVVAIAAYDLDFTEQLPKLFPHMDARPWYADPEVRQVNAFRNGSLQAAYLIVAARAVGLDAGPMSGFNNALVDEAFFAGTRIKSNMLVNLGYGDPAGVRERLPRLSFEEACRIA
- a CDS encoding glycosyltransferase; protein product: MPAFRESLRLRLPPGPPPPALVAIPARDEAEAIPVCLAALAAQAMPEGTPMPPGRFGVVLLVNNSRDGTVALARDMAGRLPFPLLVLEEGLPPELAHAGEARRRAMEAAALWLERDAVPGAVLLTTDADGRPARDWVARNLLALEAGADAVLGLITVDPEEHERALPAALRQRSAEEERYDALLVELAARLDPDPADPWPRHDCESGASMAVTLAAYRRAGGLPSQALGEDRAFCDALRRIDARLRHAPEAVVEVSCRLHGRAQGGMADTMRFLIDATDAPIEGRLEPALDAARRYRLRALARRLFRAPPDAVAAEAAGFGLEGPALAALLAQPGFGRAWEAVAAVSPVLRQRTPLERHDLVPETQRVEALLAPLRAAMAEATNPGP
- a CDS encoding chorismate mutase; amino-acid sequence: MGSPDIMTDLPSPDLSSPDLASLRAEIDSIDDAVHDLLMRRAALSARMAASRVKNDSFPYRPGREAGILRRLLARHHPPLPAGTMVRIWREIIAASLSQQGPLSLAVLQPQRGNPDEAPLSALARAHFGEGSALRLHATPGRVLAALSVGEANLAILPMPDDGDLAEAAWWLRLEAPRLHVVAALPFLAPLGQRPQALVVAAMAPEPTGRDRSLLRLAHAPDMSRDALAAALSAAGLKVLRLIPFRDLPHPHETGAARAADRGAEGCALAEIEGFLTPGDPRLKNLRADLLGAYAEPESLP
- the hisC gene encoding histidinol-phosphate transaminase, translating into MTVMPRPSILAVEPYVGGESKIPGVNRIVKLSSNEGAFGPPPGAVEAIRAMATEAHRYPDGGAKALREAIGAAHGLDPARIVCGNGSDELIALLIMAYGGEGTELVMSAYGFQMYELTGLWAGCRVIKVPERELTADVDAMLAAVGPRTKLVFLTNPNNPTGTLLPQSEVERLRAGLRGDILLALDSAYAEYVTAPGYDAGAKVVDASDNTVMLRTFSKIYGLGGMRLGWAYASPAIVDVLGRVRGPFNVNAAAAAAGIAALAEPGWIGKNVAHNSEWRAKLGVALGAVGLPVLPSETNFVLVDFGSPERAKAADAHLRARGLIVRAMGGYGLPRYLRVTIGNAEECEMVIEALTGFARG